Proteins encoded together in one Miscanthus floridulus cultivar M001 chromosome 16, ASM1932011v1, whole genome shotgun sequence window:
- the LOC136511058 gene encoding uncharacterized protein produces MAGCGDGAAVSVEEFQELRTQMNDLMQQLQTLQLNMPHREPPPNEDDDNEDNEAPCRAAGHGHGRGGFGHGFGHARRVLVGGRDYDGDDDMLSDMDDHRHGVHHGYHDRHRRRDDDGLSKVKVSIPKFNGKESADDYFEWETKVDQIFDFYTYPPVKKAKLAAIEFIGYAITWWNQVCADLCRVGHDRITWDDMKQEMRRRFVPAHYSRELHLRLKCLVQGHCSVYEYFQEMEMCLLRTGITEDEESTMARFLVGLNKPIADKVDMTNYNTMDELLHFAKRAECEEDEEFNNVFADLNLDTCEYSAEDGTFELGLNCLAIQPIPTFAHNNMLQDIISPSSDEITSANFDELLADFPDLEPSIMNTPSPSLVVRRVLSTQFVAAEQGQRHNLFQSRCKVKGQVCCFIIDGGSCNNIVSALLVEELGLQPRCHPHPYHMQWLNNSGTVKVSAMIRLSFSIGDYHGEVDCDIVPMQACHLLLGRLWQFDVDLVHFGRSNKYTFIANDKKVVLIPLSPEEIHVSDVARMKREESEKRKLSETHNTSKEDSSKASSHIEPHSTLKQPHQTECLFVSRSDLRDVTNTTAPFFVLLYKEVLLSTNDLPCSLPSVVLDLLQDFEDVFPDELPAGLPPLRGIEHQIDLVPSASLPNHPAYCTNLEETKEIQQQVKELLDKGSFDEHLDHIRQVLAILRADKLYGNIAKCTFCTDRVVFLGFVVSADGIQVDEEKIKAIKDWPTPTNVSQVQSFHGLAGFYRRFVKHFSTIAAPLNNLTKKDVPFKWGDEQDQAFNELKTKLCEAPLLQLPDFGKTFEIECDASGIGIGGVLLQEGKPVAYFSEKLNGPHLNYSVYDKELYALVRVLEVWQHYLLPKEFIIHSNHEALKYLKSQGKLNRRHAKWI; encoded by the exons ATGGCAGGATGTGGAGATGGTGCCGCTGTTTCGGTGGAGGAATTCCAGGAGCTACGTACACAAATGAATGATTTGATGCAACAACTACAAACTCTCCAATTGAACATGCCTCATAGAGAACCACCACCAAatgaggatgatgacaatgaggataACGAGGCACCATGTCGTGCCGCTGGTCATGGACATGGACGTGGTGGGTTTGGCCATGGTTTTGGTCATGCTCGGCGTGTTCTAGTTGGAGGTAGAgattatgatggtgatgatgatatgtTGTCCGACATGGATGATCATCGGCATGGTGTCCATCATGGTTATCATGACCGCCATCGTCGTCGTGATGATGATGGTTTAAGCAAAGTGAAAGTGTCTATTCCAAAATTTAACGGAAAGGAAAGTGCTGATGATTATTTTGAGTGGGAGACCAAGGTTGATCAGATCTTTGATTTCTATACTTACCCTCCTGTCAAGAAAGCAAAGCTTGCTGCAATTGAGTTCATAGGTTATGCAATCACTTGGTGGAATCAAGTGTGTGCTGATTTATGCCGTGTTGGACATGATCGCATTACTTGGGATGACATGAAACAAGAAATGAGGCGGAGATTTGTTCCTGCCCATTATTCTCGTGAGCTACATTTGAGGCTGAAATGTCTTGTCCAAGGTCATTGTAGTGTGTATGAATATTTTCAGGAAATGGAAATGTGTCTACTTCGTACCGGTATCACTGAAGATGAGGAATCAACGATGGCTCGGTTTCTGGTTGGTCTTAATAAACCAATCGCAGACAAGGTGGACATGACTAATTACAACACTATGGATGAATTGCTACATTTTGCAAAAAGGGCAGAATG TGAAGAGGATGAAGAGTTTAACAATGTATTTGCAGATCTAAATCTTGATACTTGTGAGTATTCAGCTGAGGATGGTACATTTGAACTAGGTCtgaattgtttagccattcaacCTATTCCAACTTTTGCTCACAATAACATGCTACAAGATATTATTTCTCCATCTTCTGACGAGATTACTAGTGCTAATTTTGATGAGTTGCTTGCTGATTTTCCTGATTTGGAGCCTTCTATAATGAATACACCATCTCCTTCTTTGGTGGTTAGGAGAGTTCTTTCCACTCAGTTTGTTGCTGCTGAACAaggacaacgccataatttgtttcagtcCCGATGCAAAGTGAAAGGACAAGTGTGCTGTTTCATCATAGATGGTGGGAGCTGCAATAATATTGTTAGTGCTTTGCTTGTTGAGGAGCTTGGTTTGCAGCCACGTTGCCatccacatccataccatatgcAATGGTTGAATAATTCCGGGACAGTTAAGGTTTCAGCCATGATTCGTTTGTCATTTTCCATTGGTGATTATCATGGAGAGGTTGATTGTGATATTGTCCCCATGCAAGCATGCCATTTGCTGCTTGGTCGACTCTGGCAATTTGATGTGGATTTGGTGCATTTTGGACGGTCTAACAAATACACTTTCATTGCCAATGACAAGAAGGTGGTTCTTATTCCATTATCTCCAGAGGAGATACATGTTTCAGATGTGGCTCGCATGAAAAGAGAGGAATCTGAAAAAAGAAAACTGAGTGAGACCCACAACACTAGTAAGGAAGATAGTTCTAAAGCATCCAGCCACATAGAGCCTCATTCCACTTTAAAACAGCCACACCAAACTGAGTGCTTATTTGTGAGCAGGAGTGATTTGAGAGATGTGACAAACACTACAGCCCCATTCTTTGTACTATTGTACAAGGAGGTTTTACTTTCCACTAACGACTTACCTTGCTCGCTGCCTAGTGTTGTTCTTGATTTGTTACAGGACTTTgaggatgtttttcctgatgagctACCAGCTGGACTTCCCCCACTTCGTGGCATTGAGCATCAAATTGACTTGGTCCCTAGTGCTTCTCTTCCCAACCATCCAGCATACTGCACAAACCTCGAAGAAACAAAGGAAATTCAGCAACAGGTAAAAGAGCTTTTGGACAAAGG ATCATttgatgaacaccttgatcataTCCGTCAAGTTCTTGCTATTTTGAGAGCTGACAAATTGTATGGAAACATTGCTAAATGCACATTTTGCACAGACCGTGTTGTTTTTCTTGGATTTGTTGTTTCTGCAGATGGAATTCAAGTTGATGAAGAAAAGATTAAAGCAATAAAGGATTGGCCTACACCTACAAATGTGAGTCAAGTTCAAAGTTTTCATGGTCTTGCAGGTTTTTACAGGCGTTTTGTTAAACATTTCAGCACCATCGCTGCACCcctcaacaatttgacaaagaagGATGTTCCATTCAAGTGGGGTGATGAACAAGACCAAGCCTTCAATGAGCTGAAAACAAAGCTTTGTGAAGCACCGCTGCTACAACTTCCTGATTTTGGTAAGACATTTGAGatcgaatgtgatgcaagtggtattGGCATAGGAGGTGTACTACTTCAAGAAGGTAAACCTGTTGCCTACTTTTCTGAAAAGTTGAATGGTCCACATCTGAATTATTCTGTCTATGATAAAGAGCTTTATGCCTTAGTTCGAGTTTTGGAAGTTTGGCAACATTATTTGTTACCTAAAGAATTTATCATCCATTCTAATCATGAAGCTTTGAAATATCTAAAAAGTCAAGGCAaactgaaccgtagacatgctaaATGGATTTAG